The following coding sequences are from one Vicugna pacos chromosome 11, VicPac4, whole genome shotgun sequence window:
- the MRLN gene encoding myoregulin — translation MTCKNWILISTTTPTSLEDEIVGRLLKILFVIFVDFLSIIYVVITS, via the coding sequence ATGACGTGTAAAaattggatattaatttctactACTACCCCCACAAGTCTGGAAGATGAAATTGTGGGAAgacttctaaaaattttatttgtaatctTTGTTGACTTCCTGTCTATTATATATGTTGTTATAACTTCTTAG